In Spirochaeta thermophila DSM 6578, the following proteins share a genomic window:
- a CDS encoding sugar phosphate isomerase/epimerase family protein has translation MRQERLNLGIRLHDVGRGSPRELAARASRAGYRSVHLALHKAFEGFPPEPGLLSPGFARFVRRTFEEYDLEIAVLGCYINPIHPDPRVRETHIQHFLEHIRYARDFGCSIVATETGSRAADCSFHPETRREESFSLLLSTVGRLVEAAERYGVLVAIEPVADVHTIDTAEKMKRLLHMISSDHLKVLFDPVNIVPAADWERHEAIVSSAFELLKDDVVAVHVKDFVVERGKKRATPPGHGVMDFGRLFRMILPQKPYIHILAENIPSDIIDLTYRFLTETFETIRTEDTPL, from the coding sequence ATGAGGCAGGAACGACTCAATCTGGGGATCCGGCTCCACGACGTGGGGAGGGGCTCGCCCAGGGAACTGGCGGCACGCGCCTCACGGGCGGGATACCGCAGCGTACACCTCGCCCTGCACAAGGCCTTCGAGGGGTTTCCCCCCGAGCCTGGTCTCCTGAGTCCCGGGTTCGCCCGCTTCGTCCGCCGCACCTTCGAAGAGTACGATCTCGAGATCGCAGTGTTGGGCTGTTACATCAATCCCATCCACCCCGATCCCCGGGTGAGGGAGACACACATCCAGCATTTTCTCGAGCACATCCGTTATGCGAGGGACTTCGGCTGCTCCATCGTGGCCACCGAGACAGGATCCAGAGCAGCCGATTGCTCTTTCCACCCCGAGACACGAAGAGAGGAGAGTTTCTCCCTTCTCCTCTCCACCGTGGGCAGGCTGGTCGAGGCGGCCGAGAGATACGGTGTACTGGTGGCGATCGAACCCGTGGCCGATGTCCACACGATCGACACGGCGGAAAAAATGAAGCGCCTCCTCCACATGATCTCGTCCGACCACCTCAAGGTGCTCTTCGACCCGGTGAACATCGTTCCCGCCGCGGACTGGGAACGCCACGAAGCGATCGTCTCCTCCGCATTCGAGCTCCTCAAGGACGATGTGGTGGCCGTACATGTGAAAGACTTCGTGGTGGAACGGGGCAAGAAGCGGGCCACGCCTCCCGGCCACGGGGTGATGGACTTCGGACGCCTCTTCAGGATGATCCTTCCACAAAAACCCTACATCCACATATTGGCAGAAAACATCCCATCTGATATAATAGATCTCACATACAGGTTTCTGACGGAAACGTTCGAAACCATCAGAACGGAGGATACACCCCTATGA
- a CDS encoding bifunctional 4-hydroxy-2-oxoglutarate aldolase/2-dehydro-3-deoxy-phosphogluconate aldolase: protein MIPRREIYRIMVEEGLIPVFFNPDPEVAKKIVEACAKGGARCIEMTNRGENAVAVFRELVTFCREHYPDLILGVGSVVDPYTAGIYIAEGAKFVVGPVFDREIALLCNSRKVPYIPGCGSATEIHEAEKYGAEICKVFPGKEVGGPGFVKSVLGPCPWTEIMPTGGVDTTEESLRAWFEAGVVAVGIGSKLITKERVKNGDFDAIAEDVKRVKALIAKIRSERGGK, encoded by the coding sequence ATGATTCCCAGAAGAGAGATCTATCGTATCATGGTGGAAGAGGGGCTCATTCCCGTCTTCTTCAACCCCGACCCTGAAGTGGCGAAGAAGATCGTGGAGGCCTGTGCGAAGGGCGGGGCCCGGTGTATCGAGATGACCAACCGCGGTGAGAACGCGGTGGCCGTCTTCAGAGAACTGGTGACCTTCTGCCGGGAACACTACCCCGACCTCATCCTCGGGGTGGGCTCGGTGGTCGACCCCTACACTGCAGGGATATACATCGCCGAAGGCGCCAAGTTCGTGGTGGGCCCCGTCTTCGACAGGGAGATCGCCCTCCTGTGCAACAGCAGGAAGGTCCCCTACATCCCCGGGTGCGGGAGTGCCACGGAGATCCACGAGGCCGAGAAGTACGGAGCCGAGATCTGCAAGGTGTTCCCGGGGAAGGAAGTGGGAGGACCGGGCTTCGTGAAGTCCGTACTCGGTCCCTGCCCCTGGACCGAGATCATGCCCACCGGCGGGGTGGACACCACCGAGGAGTCCCTCAGGGCGTGGTTCGAGGCAGGGGTCGTGGCGGTGGGTATAGGCTCCAAGCTCATCACCAAGGAGCGGGTGAAGAACGGGGACTTCGATGCCATCGCCGAGGACGTGAAGAGGGTGAAGGCCCTCATCGCAAAGATTCGGAGTGAACGAGGAGGAAAGTGA
- a CDS encoding tagaturonate epimerase family protein yields the protein MTTPGSLSLPRYSIGTGDRFGHEAEAQLRAVIEAERLGMALGIVWNKSYREHTIIGSRPEDVRRMADKAVSALEWEGPYFVDADHITTKTVELFLDSSDFFTIDVAEAIGQEEISPQEEEDLLSSLDDLLNRELAIPGLSNPLTISEETARETIRAYWPAVREAARIHQRIEKGTSRPFVVEVSMDETADPQRPPELLLILAMIRKAGIPARTIAPKFSGSFYKGVDYVGDPEVFAREFEDDLCVVRYAREAFRLPEGLKLSVHSGSDKFSLYPLIKDILSRHPQEGVHLKTAGTTWLEEVTGLAESGGEALALAKEIALTCYSMIEELCAPYAAVIDINPDRLPSPGEIEDWSSGRFVEALEHDPSNPSYNRDFRQLIHVGYKVAAQMGERFHEALEAHREVIAARVTRNLLERHIIPLFPGGAA from the coding sequence ATGACTACCCCCGGTTCCCTTTCTCTTCCCCGATATTCGATCGGTACGGGAGACCGCTTCGGCCACGAGGCCGAAGCCCAGCTTCGTGCGGTCATCGAGGCTGAGCGTCTCGGCATGGCATTGGGTATCGTGTGGAACAAGTCGTATCGTGAGCACACCATCATAGGCTCCCGTCCCGAGGACGTCAGGAGAATGGCGGACAAAGCCGTCTCCGCCCTGGAATGGGAGGGACCATACTTCGTGGATGCGGACCACATCACCACGAAGACCGTGGAGCTCTTCCTGGATTCATCGGACTTCTTCACCATAGACGTGGCCGAGGCCATAGGTCAGGAGGAGATCAGCCCTCAGGAGGAGGAAGACCTGCTCTCATCACTCGACGACCTGCTCAACCGCGAGCTCGCCATCCCGGGGCTCTCCAACCCGCTTACGATCTCGGAAGAGACGGCACGTGAAACCATCCGCGCCTACTGGCCCGCGGTTCGCGAGGCGGCCCGGATCCACCAGAGGATCGAGAAGGGGACCTCCCGCCCCTTCGTGGTGGAAGTCTCCATGGACGAGACGGCCGATCCCCAGCGCCCACCCGAACTCCTGCTCATCCTGGCCATGATACGGAAGGCCGGGATCCCGGCCCGTACCATAGCCCCCAAGTTTTCGGGCTCATTCTACAAGGGGGTGGACTACGTGGGCGATCCGGAGGTCTTCGCGCGCGAGTTCGAAGACGACCTCTGCGTGGTGAGATACGCCCGGGAAGCGTTCCGGCTCCCCGAGGGGCTCAAGCTCAGTGTGCACTCCGGAAGCGACAAATTCTCCCTCTACCCTCTCATCAAGGACATCCTCTCACGTCATCCACAGGAGGGAGTCCACCTCAAGACCGCAGGCACCACCTGGCTCGAAGAGGTGACGGGACTCGCAGAGTCGGGAGGAGAGGCCCTCGCGCTCGCAAAGGAGATCGCCCTCACCTGCTATTCCATGATCGAGGAACTGTGCGCCCCGTACGCCGCGGTGATCGACATCAATCCGGACAGGCTCCCCTCCCCCGGTGAGATCGAGGACTGGTCGTCCGGCAGGTTCGTGGAGGCGCTCGAACACGATCCCTCGAACCCCTCCTACAACCGCGATTTCAGGCAGCTCATCCATGTGGGGTACAAGGTGGCCGCCCAGATGGGCGAGCGATTCCACGAGGCCCTCGAGGCACACCGGGAGGTGATAGCCGCGAGGGTCACCCGGAACCTCCTCGAACGGCACATCATCCCGCTCTTCCCGGGAGGGGCCGCATGA
- a CDS encoding tetratricopeptide repeat protein, with amino-acid sequence MKRYAVLFMLATGTVTLINAQETVRTEALTEYSSDHYLVRSDTSEELAQSLASRMEAAFHLFNRYYRFDPEALPAPLSVRIFSSKADYDAYLQKKTGITRESFIYLHYQSPAKRELVGYLLEDETELNRQLLHQGSIQFLRAFVNNPPLWLQEGMAVFFEACEYDPETSSMIYRENLTWLDPLRTLASQTGGLIPLSEFLHMDLEAASRNLELYYPQAWGFVSFLVYEWDKEYNRILWDTIRLLSPSATYEENLETLDARVFSWYDIDQMKDRLLGYLEGKKSFRVLLEEGIEAYRSGDLQKAEEAFTRASKLDPDHYAPYYYLGLIAYTRGTHSLAEYYYTTALERGAEEAATTYALGLNAFAADRMEEARTYLVKAQTLAPDKYGEKVQALLERMGSEGM; translated from the coding sequence ATGAAGCGCTATGCGGTCCTCTTCATGCTCGCGACAGGGACGGTGACGCTGATCAACGCCCAAGAAACTGTCCGCACCGAGGCGCTCACCGAGTACTCGAGCGATCACTACCTCGTACGGAGCGACACCTCCGAGGAGCTCGCGCAGTCCCTCGCCTCGAGGATGGAAGCCGCCTTCCACCTGTTCAACCGCTACTACCGGTTCGATCCCGAGGCCCTTCCCGCCCCCCTCAGCGTGAGGATCTTCTCCTCCAAGGCGGACTACGACGCCTATCTCCAGAAGAAGACCGGCATCACCCGAGAGAGCTTCATCTACCTCCACTACCAGAGCCCGGCAAAACGGGAACTGGTGGGATACCTCCTCGAGGACGAGACCGAACTGAACCGTCAGCTCCTTCATCAGGGATCCATCCAGTTCCTCAGGGCCTTTGTGAACAACCCACCCCTCTGGCTTCAGGAGGGAATGGCCGTGTTCTTCGAGGCCTGCGAGTACGATCCCGAGACGTCCTCCATGATCTACCGGGAGAACCTCACCTGGCTCGACCCCCTGAGGACGCTCGCCTCCCAGACGGGAGGGCTCATCCCCCTCTCAGAGTTCCTCCACATGGACCTCGAGGCCGCCTCCCGGAACCTCGAGCTCTACTACCCGCAGGCCTGGGGCTTCGTGTCGTTCCTGGTCTACGAATGGGACAAGGAGTACAACCGCATCCTCTGGGACACGATCCGCCTTCTCTCCCCCTCGGCCACCTACGAGGAGAATCTCGAGACCCTCGATGCACGGGTCTTCTCCTGGTACGACATCGATCAGATGAAGGACCGTCTCCTCGGCTACCTCGAGGGGAAGAAGTCGTTCAGGGTCCTCCTCGAGGAGGGGATCGAGGCCTACCGGTCGGGCGACCTCCAGAAGGCCGAAGAGGCCTTCACGCGGGCCTCGAAGCTGGATCCCGACCACTATGCGCCCTACTACTACCTCGGCCTCATCGCCTACACCCGTGGTACCCACTCGCTCGCCGAATACTACTACACCACGGCCCTCGAACGGGGAGCGGAGGAGGCCGCCACCACCTATGCCCTCGGCCTCAACGCGTTCGCGGCCGACCGGATGGAGGAAGCGCGGACCTACCTCGTGAAAGCGCAGACCCTCGCTCCCGACAAGTACGGAGAAAAGGTACAGGCGCTCCTCGAGCGGATGGGATCGGAGGGGATGTAA
- a CDS encoding RluA family pseudouridine synthase, with translation MGDYQVFESGPDDHGKRLDRIVRTLLSHLPLSRVFRALRTGEILLEGKRVPPSTRVSRGARIHIDRSLLPERKPQQKGKASSLPILLETDHLLILNKPPGAVVHGPGSLTDQVRSYLKDRIPPSLAFTPSPLHRLDRLTSGILVFSRSIHGARWFTQALREGRIEKTYLALLEGTLAEPARWEDLLTREGRRSRPSPHGRPALTDVRPLLAAPTATLVLCTIHTGRMHQIRVQAALRGHPLLGDTAYGSTRRIRPVLHAWRLRPLSPSPLFPADGVQAPLPDESETILSRILPGWEDALP, from the coding sequence ATGGGAGACTACCAGGTCTTCGAGTCAGGACCGGATGACCACGGGAAGCGCCTCGATCGCATCGTCCGAACCCTCCTCTCCCACCTCCCCCTCTCGCGGGTCTTCAGGGCCCTCCGAACCGGGGAGATACTCCTCGAGGGGAAACGCGTCCCCCCTTCCACACGGGTCTCGAGAGGAGCTCGCATTCACATCGACCGTTCCCTCCTCCCCGAGCGGAAGCCACAACAGAAGGGAAAAGCCTCCTCTCTCCCCATCCTCCTGGAAACCGATCACCTCCTCATCCTCAACAAACCACCCGGCGCCGTGGTCCACGGTCCCGGGTCCCTCACCGATCAGGTACGGTCCTACCTGAAAGACCGCATCCCCCCCTCGCTCGCCTTCACCCCCTCCCCCCTCCACAGGCTCGACAGGCTCACCTCGGGGATCCTCGTCTTCTCCCGGAGCATCCACGGCGCGCGATGGTTCACCCAGGCCCTCAGGGAAGGCCGGATCGAGAAGACCTACCTCGCCCTTCTGGAGGGAACCCTTGCCGAACCCGCCAGATGGGAGGATCTCCTCACCCGGGAGGGACGGCGGAGCAGACCTTCACCCCACGGGAGGCCTGCACTCACCGACGTGCGCCCCCTCCTCGCTGCCCCCACGGCCACCCTCGTCCTCTGCACCATCCACACCGGCCGGATGCATCAAATACGCGTCCAGGCGGCCCTCCGCGGGCACCCCCTTCTGGGCGACACCGCCTATGGAAGCACCCGGCGCATCCGTCCCGTACTCCATGCCTGGAGGCTCAGACCCCTCTCTCCCTCCCCCCTCTTCCCTGCGGATGGGGTACAGGCCCCCCTCCCGGACGAGAGCGAGACCATCCTCTCCCGCATCCTCCCCGGATGGGAGGATGCCCTCCCCTGA